GACCTTTACTTTATTGACTGAATTTCTAGTGATAAAAGGCTAAAAGTTTTTTTGCAGCTCTTTAAAGTAATTGTTCAATGGTTGGGATAATTTTTTCAGGTGGAGTAGCAGATGCAAAGCGCTTTACGACTTTGCCGTTACGGTCAACAATAAATTTTGTAAAGTTCCATTTAATCGCCGCGCCTAATCCTTTTTGTTCTTTTTTTAAGAATTGATATAAAGGTGCCTCATTTTCACCATTTACTTCAATTTTTCCAAATGTCTTAAACGTCGTGTGATAACGTAATTGGCAAAATTCCTGAATTTCTTCATTACTACCAGGAGCTTGATTACCAAACTGATTACAAGGAAAATCCAATATTTCAAATCCTTCTGCCTGAAAGCGTTGATATAAATTTTCCAGTCCTTCATATTGTGGTGTAAAACCACATCCTGTAGCAGTATTTACAATGA
The DNA window shown above is from Enterococcus montenegrensis and carries:
- a CDS encoding glutathione peroxidase, with protein sequence MSIYDYTVKDVTGKSVSMKDYAGKVLLIVNTATGCGFTPQYEGLENLYQRFQAEGFEILDFPCNQFGNQAPGSNEEIQEFCQLRYHTTFKTFGKIEVNGENEAPLYQFLKKEQKGLGAAIKWNFTKFIVDRNGKVVKRFASATPPEKIIPTIEQLL